The genomic region GGGTGGAGGACGTGGCCTGGCGCTGCCGTCACGCAGCGGCCTTGGTGCCGTGGTGCCGGGTGTGAGGGGGTCACAGGTCTGCTTGTTCCCCTCTGTGGTGCCCTGTCCTGGCAGGGGCCGGGGGCTCGGGGGTCACTGCGTGGTGGGGCGGGGGGACCGCGGTCAGCCCAAGGACACAGCGCCTGGCACGGgatgtgctgggctgggggtgggggacagGCAAGTGCCGTGGGGCAGCAACGCAGGGTgccggggtgtccctggggaggctggcaCCCCCATGCCggtgcctggggtgtcctggcagGAACAGTGcctgggtgtccctgtccccaccccagcccctgcCGCGTCTGGGTGGCGCTGTCCTGCTTGTCCCCTGGGGgcgatggggggtgatggggcaGGGACTGTCCCTTGGCTGAGTGCTGCGGGTATCACCGGGGGGGGGAAGCGTGCGGTACGGGGCGGGCAGTGCAGCCCGGGCGGTCGGTGCTGCCCGACTCGATCCACGCAGCATCGCGGGGGGGGTGTCGCACCGGGGGGGGCGTCGTGGGGCCACCAGCAGAGCCGGTGCATTCCTGGGAAACGTGCATCGCCGGGGGGGATGCTGCGGGTGCCGGGGGGGCCGAGCAGTGCCGGGGGGGCCGAGCAGTGCCCGGGAGAACTGTGCAGTGTCCGGGGGGGCCGAGCAGTGCCGGGGAGAACTGTGCAGTGTCCGGGGGGGCCGTGCAGCGCCGAGGGGGCCGAGCAGTGCCGGGGAGAACTGTGCAGTGGCCGGGGGGGCCGTGCAGCGCCGGGGGGGCCGAGCAGTGCCGGGGAGAACTGTGCAGTGGCCGGGGGGGCCGTGCAGCGCCGGGGGGCGGGCCGTTACCGGCGGGTCGGTGCATCCCGGGAGCGTCGGTGCGGTGCTGCGGGTCGGTGCGTTCCGGGGGGGGGCAGTGCGTTCCGGGGGGGCCGGTGCGTTCCGGGGGGCCGGGGCTCGGCCGGGGGGGCCGGCGCAGCCCGATGCTGCGGGCGCAGCCGGTGCCCTCTGCGGGCCGCTGTCACCTTGAGGCGGGCGCCGGGCGGCTCCGTCAATATTTGGTGAGGCCGGGGAAGgagccgccgccccccggcccgccgccccccccgccgcccccatcCCCGGCCGGGCCGCCCCGATAAAGCGCTGCGGGAGCTGCGGCGGGAGCGCGGCTCCGCCATGACTCAGGTAGGACCGGCCGGGCGGGGACGCGCcccgcacccccggccccgcgccccctcccttcccctgccccctccctgcgCCGCTGCAccccggcacccccagcacctgcagccccccagcccagcgcccccacttgcaccccagcacccccggCTGGGGCACAGCGGCAgcacccagcagtgctgggggggaACAGcagcggggacaccgcgggggcgggggccggggcacACGGCCGGGACGTGGCCCCACGGTACAGCGAGGGGGAAGGAGGACCCTGGGGTACATGGGGGGCACAGCACTGGGGCACAGTTCCGGGGGCACAGCGCTGGGACAGGGCACTGGGGTACTCGTGGGGCACAGCACTGGGACATGGAGCTGGGGGTACATGGGGGGCACAGCACTGGGACACAGAGCTGGGGTACACGCGGGGCACAGCACCGGGGTGTGGAGCTGGGAGTGCATGGGGGGGTATGGAgctgggggtgcatgggggggtATGGAGCTGGGGGTACATGAGGGGCATGGACTTGGGGATACATGGGGGGCACAGCACTGGGACACAGCTGGGGGTACATGGGGGACACAGCCCCAGGACATGGCACTGGATACATTGGGGacacagcactggggctgctgggtcgGGGCTGCCCCGGGTACCGGGGCACTGGGGGTACCGAGCACATTTGGGGGCGCGGCACTGGAGCGCAGCGCggtggctgggggtgcagccACGCTGGTGCAAATGGCACGGCGGGTGCCAGCGGGGCACAGCCAGGGTGCACGGCCCATGGTGCAGATGTGCACATCCCTTGGGGCGCAGCACCTCTGGGGACACCGCAGAGCCGCCGTGTGGGGCTGGTGGCGCGGGAGGCGGCGGTGCCGGCGGTGCCGGTGCCCACTCAGCCCCGGTGCCGCCCGCAGCCCGAGCAGGAGGCGCCGGGCGCCGGCTCGCCCGCctttggggaggaggaggaggagaaggacctgAACAAGGCGCTGGGCGTGGAGCGCTTCGAGGAGATCCTGAGCGACACGCACCCGCGCAACGCCGAGGAGGCCGGGCGCAGCTACGGCGAGGAGGACTTCGAGTGTGAGCGGGCGGGCAGGAGCGGGCACGAGTGGGCAAGAGCAGGCAGGAATGCGCAGGAGAGGGCAGCAGCGGGCAGGAACGGGCACGAGCAGGCAGGAGTGGGTAGGAACAGGCACGAGCGGGCAGGAACGGGCACGAGCGGGCAAGAACGGGCACGAGTGGGCAGGaacaagcagcagcaggcaggaatgGGCAGGAACAGGCACGAGCGGGCAGGAACGGGCAGGAGCGGGCAAGAACAGGCACGAGTGGGCAGCAGCGGGCAGGAATGGGCACAAGCAAGCAGGAGCGGGCAAGAacgggcagcagtgggcaggaaTGGGCAGCAGCGGGCAGGAACGGGCATGAGTGGGCAGGAATGGGCAGGAACGGGCAGCAACGGGCAGGGCGCCAACCCTGCCTGTCCTGCAGACCACCGCCAGTCGTCCCACCACATCCACCACCCGCTCTCCACGCACCTGCCCCCCGACGTCCGCCGCAAGAAGGGGGTGCCGAAGAAAGGCAAGAAGCAGCGCCGCCGCGCCTCTGTCCCCGGAGAGACCCCCACCATCGAGGAGGCCGAAGAGGATGAGGACGAGGCGTGCGACACGGACACGGAGCGGTCGGCGGAGGAGCTCCGGCAGCCCGGCGCCGCCGAGGCCGTGCAGGTGAGGGCAGCGCCGGAGTCTCgggagagagtgtgtgtgtgtgatgggagAAGAGCAGCCGGGTGCTGCAAGTGATCAGACGGCACTGCTGCTGTCGCCTTCAGAAACACCCAGGGTTGTTCGGgatgaaacggcctcaagttgcaccaggggaggttgaggttggatctgggaacaatttcttccccaaagggctgtggggcattggaacaggctgcccagggcagtgctggagtcaccatccctggagggctggacagacggacatgaggttctcaggacatggggcagtgctggggtgggttatggttggacttgaggagcttgaggggcttttccaaccaagacgatcctgtgattctgtgggggcTCTCGGGGCGGGCGGCTGGAGAGGACACGGGGCACAGCTCCACGACAGCCCGATCCTCCCATGCCCGTCTCAGTTCTTCCTCCAGGAGGACGAGGTGACCGAGCGGCGGGCGGAGGAGCCCGTGACCCCCCCGGTGCCGCCCGGCTCCCCCCCCGAGCCCCGCGGGTCCACAGCCCCCAGGGACGTGCGGGCAGGCAGGtgagcggggacggggacgggcggCACGGGCTCACCCCCCACGGCTTGGATGGGGCTCTCGGGGCTGGGCAGCCCCCGGTGCCCCCCGGCACAGCTGGGGGCTCGGGGGGCTCAGGTCTGatggcgccgcccgccccgcagccccgatGTGGAGGAGGGAGGCTTGGTGGAGGGGGCGGCCGCCGAGGCCGGCTCCCCCGGTCGCCCCGTGGCCAAGTCGCAGCCGGGGCACCGCAGCTACAACCTGCACGAGCGGCGGCGCATCGGCAGCATGACGGGCGCGGAGCAGGCCTGCTACCAGAAGATGCCGACGGACGAGTCGGAGGCGCAGACGCTGGCCTCGGCCGACCTGGACTACATGAAGAGTTGAGTGGGGGGCACCCTGCCCCCGGGGGCTGCGCTGGCCGTGGCATTGGCACAGCAGGAGCCGCGGCTGGCGTTGCCGGGGCTGGCGGTGccagggctggtggtgctggggctggcgGTGCCGGGACTGGTAGTGCCGGGTCACCCTGCAGTCACAGCACAGCCGGGCTGGGTGCCGGCTCTGGCCCCGCTCCAGGAGCTCAGTACGGCCGCAGGGGACCCGTTCTGGGCGCTGGCGACAGGCCAGGGCCGCATCTGCTCGGAGCACGGCTGGAGCCGGTGCCCAGGTGGCTGGAGCGGTGGTGGTGCCGGTgcctgccctgggtgctcatcGGTCCCCGGTGACCTGCAGGTCGGGGCCTCCCTGGGCGCGGGTGGCGCCTCGGGGCTCCCCAGGGTTCTGCCCTTggcacggggacacaggggacctGGTGTGAGGAGCCACCTCGGCTCCTCCTCAccgcctgcagcagcagcaaccgGGCGATGCCCGGGTGCCCGGCTCTCAGCAGCACACAGACCCGGGCCCCCCGCCCAGAGCCAGGGCCCCGGGGCTGTGATTGTCCATGCCCAGGGGGTCCCGCTGCCCCAGCTGGGCCACCAGCCCGTGGCTGCCCCAGGCCAGGGCTCCAGCTCAGCAGGCAGTGCCATTGCTGTCCCCGCGTCTCCCGCAGGTCACCGCTTCGAGGACGTGCCGGGGGTGCGCCGGCACCTGGTGCGCAAGAGCGCCAAGGCGCAGGTGGTGCACGTCAGCAAGGACCACAAGGAGCCCAGCACGCGGCAGCGCAAGCAGGACCGGCAGCCCCACGAGGTGGGGGCACGGGGGGCGGTGGGCGGGCACATCACACACAGCCCCGTGCCGTGGGGCGTCCCCGCCGTCCCGGCGCTGAGCCGGCCCTGCCGCAGGTGTTCGTGGAGCTGAACGAGCTGGTGGTGGACAAGAACCAGGAGCTGCAGTGGAAGGAGACAGCGCGCTGGATCAAGTTCGAGGAGGACGTGGAGGAGGAGACGGATCGCTGGGGCAAGCCGCACGTGGCCTCCCTGTCCTTCCGCAGCCTCCTGGAGCTGCGCAAGACCCTGGCCCACGGTAGGGACGCGGGGACAGCCCCGCGGGGCTGGCAGGGGTCCCACCCCGCTCACCCTCCCCGCTCGCCCAGGGGCCGTGCTGCTGGACCTGGACCAGAAGACGCTGCCCGGGGTGGCTCACCAGGTGGTGGAGCAGATGGTGATCACAGACCAGATCCGGGCCGAGGACCGCGCCAACGTGCTGCGGGCGCTGCTGCTCAAGCACAGGTGAGCGCGGGATGGCAGCTGAGGGCCCCACACCAGGCTCCGCTCCCACAGCCCACACCGGGCTCCGCTCCCCCAACCCCGcactgggctctgctcccccaaccctgcaccggGCTCCGCTCCCCCAGCCCACACCGGGCTCCgctcccccaaccctgcaccggGCTCCGCTCCCCCAGCCCGCACCGGGCTCGCTCCCCCAACCCGCACCGGGCTCCGCTCCCCCAGCCCGCACCGGGCTCGCTCCCCCAACCCCGCACCGGGCTCCGCTCCCCCAGCCCGCACCGGGCTCCGCTCCCCCAGCCCGCACCGGGCTCCGCTCCCCCAGCCCACACCGGGCTCGCTCCCCCAACCCCGCACCGGGCTCCACTCCCCCAACCCCGCACCGGGCTCGCTCCCCCAGCCCGCACCGGGCTCCGCTCCCCCAACCCCGCACCGGGCTccgctcccccagccccgggctctgctcctgcagccGCAGGGCTGCCGATGTGCAGCGCGGTGGCGGGGGTGGCCGTGCCGGGCTGCCGGCCGCTCTCCCGGTGCCACCACGAGCATCCCCGgctctgtcccgcagccacccgagCGACGAGAAGGATTTCTCCTTCCCGCGGAACATCTCGGCCGGCAGCCTGGGCTCGCTGCTCACGCACCACCACAGCACCAACCACGTGCCCGAGGGCGGCGAGCCGGCCGTCACCGACCCGCTCATCGCCGGCCACGCCGCGGAGCACGACACGCGCGTGGACGTGGAGCGGGAGGTGAGCGCGGCTCCCGCAGCCGCCCTGGCCCCAGCGCTCTGCCCGCGCCTTCCTCCCGCTCCCCGTCCTCGCCGGGGGCCCTGACCCTGCCCGCTGTCCCGCAGAGGGAGGTCCTGACCCCCACCCCCCCGGCTGGCATCACCCGCTCCAAGTCCAAGCATGAGctgaagctgctggagaagaTCCCGGACAATGCCGAGGCCACCGTGGTGCTTGTGGGTATGGAGGGGTGGGGGCTGGCAATGGCATGGGGGGGCTCCCACAGTGACCCTTGTGCCCATGGTGACCGGCGTGCCCTGCGGTGACCCCCGTGCTTGGTGGTGACCCTCGTGCCTGGTGGTGACCCCCGTGCCCTGCGGTGACCCCCATGCCTGGTGGTGACCCCTGTGCTGTTCGGTGACCCCtgcgccccccgcgccccccaggCTGCGTGGAGTTCCTGGACCACCCCACCATGGCCTTCGTGCGGCTGCGGGAGGCGGTGGAGCTGGACTCGGTGCTGGAGGTGCCGGTGCCCGTGCGGTTCCTCTTCGTGCTGCTgggccccagcagcacccacatggATTACCACGAGATCGGCCGCTCCATCTCCACCCTCATGTCGGACAAGGTGAGCGCGGCGGCGCTGCCGGCGCCCTGCCCCGTGGTGGGGACCGGTGACCCTGCCGGTGACCCCACCGGTGACCCCGCCGTTCCCAACAGCAATTCCACGAGGCCGCGTACCTGGCCGACGACCGGCACGACCTGCTGACCGCCATCAACGAGTTCCTGGACTGCAGCGTGGTGCTGCCGCCCTCCGAGGTGCAGGGCGAGGAGCTGCTGCGCAGCGTCGCCCACTTCCAGCGCCAGATGCTGAAGAAGCGCGAGGAGCAGGAGCGGCGGGGGCTGCTGGAGCCCAAGTCCCCCGAGGAGAAaggtgcggggggccggggccgggcgggggcgccGGGCCGGCGGGGTCTcaccgtccgtctgtccgtctgtccgcggCGCAGCGCTGCTGAAGCTGAAGGTGGTGGAAGGGGAGGGCGAGGAGGAGGACGACGACCCGCTGCGGCGCACGGGCCGGCCCTTCGGGGGGCTGATCCGGGACGTGCGGCGCCGCTACCCCAAGTACCTGAGCGACTTCAGGGACGCGCTGAACCCGCAGTGCATCGCCGCCGTCATCTTCATCTACTTCGCTGCACTGTCGCCGGCCATCACCTTcggggggctgctgggtgagcagGGCACGGCTGCGGGAGGAGCCGGTGGGGGCTGCCAGGGCTGCGGGCCGTGCCGTGGGGTGCAGGGGCCGTGCCGTGGGGTGCAGGGGCCGTGccatgggggtgcagggaccgTGCCGTAGGGTGCAGGGGCCGTGCCGTGGGGTGCAGGGGCCGTGCcgtgggggtgcaggggccgtgccgtggggtgcaggggccgtgccatgggggtgcagggaccgtgccgtggggtgcaggggccgtgctgtgggggtgcaggggccgtGCGGCGGGATGCAGGAGCCGTGCCGTGGGTGCAGGGGCCGTGCCGTGGATGCAGAGCCCGTCCCGCTGGTGGAGCCTGAGCCCTTCCCGCCCGCAGGGGAGAAGACGCAGGACCTGATCGGGGTGTCGGAGCTGATCATCTCCACGGCGCTGCAGGGCGTGCTGTTCTGCCTGCTGGGCGCGCAGCCCCTGCTCATCATCGGCTTCTCGGGGCCGCTGCTGGTGTTCGAGGAGGCGTTCTTCACGGTGAGCGCGGGGAGCGCCCGTGCCGCACACCCCCGACCCCGCTCCCACGGGGCCCCTGCCCACCGCGCGGGGCTCTGACCCCTGTGACACCTGTCTGTGCCTCTGTGCCTCTGTGCCTCTGTCCATCTgtgcctctgtccctctgtccgtctgtgcctctgtccctctgtgcctctgtgcctctgtctgtctgtgcctctgtgcctctgtccctctgtctgtctgtgcctctgtccctctgtgcctctgtgcctatgtctgtccctctgtctgtgcctctgtccctctgtgcctctgtgcctctgtctgtccctctgtctgtgcgtctgtccctctgtctgtgcCTCTGTCCCTCCATCTGTGCCTCTGTCCGTCCGTCTatgcctctgtccctctgtctgtggctctgtccgtctgtctgtctgtgcttttgtctgtgtgtccatctggtcctctgtccatctgtctgtgcctctgtccatctgtctgtgccTCTGTCCGTCTGTGCCTCTGTCCATCCACTTGTGCCTCTATCCCTCTGTCTGGtcctctgtccatctgtccgtgCCTCTGTATGTCTGTCCGTCTgtgcctctgtccctctgtctgtgcctttgtctgtccgtccctctgtgcctctgtctgtccatctgtgcCTCTGTCCGTCTGTTTGGtcctctgtccatctgtctgtgccTTCGTCTATCCCTCCGTCTGTGCCTCTGTCCATCCGTCCCTCTGTGcctctgtccgtccgtccgtctgtgcctctgtccgtctgtccgcacGGCCTGGCAGTTCTGCACGTCCAATGACCTGGAGTACCTGGTGGGGCGCGTCTGGATCGGCTTCTGGCTCATCCTCATCGTGCTGGTCATGGTGGCCTTCGAGGGCAGCTTCCTGGTGCGCTTCGTCTCCCGCTTCACCCAGGAGATCTTCGCCTTCCTCATCTCCCTCATCTTCATCTACGAGACCTTCTCCAAGCTGGCCAAGGTGAGCggggggcgggggccggggggggccggCGGGACCGGGCTGAG from Patagioenas fasciata isolate bPatFas1 chromosome 2, bPatFas1.hap1, whole genome shotgun sequence harbors:
- the SLC4A2 gene encoding anion exchange protein 2 isoform X2, which codes for MTHSPVSSEIHHIVSSAFQSPEQEAPGAGSPAFGEEEEEKDLNKALGVERFEEILSDTHPRNAEEAGRSYGEEDFEYHRQSSHHIHHPLSTHLPPDVRRKKGVPKKGKKQRRRASVPGETPTIEEAEEDEDEACDTDTERSAEELRQPGAAEAVQEDEVTERRAEEPVTPPVPPGSPPEPRGSTAPRDVRAGSPDVEEGGLVEGAAAEAGSPGRPVAKSQPGHRSYNLHERRRIGSMTGAEQACYQKMPTDESEAQTLASADLDYMKSHRFEDVPGVRRHLVRKSAKAQVVHVSKDHKEPSTRQRKQDRQPHEVFVELNELVVDKNQELQWKETARWIKFEEDVEEETDRWGKPHVASLSFRSLLELRKTLAHGAVLLDLDQKTLPGVAHQVVEQMVITDQIRAEDRANVLRALLLKHSHPSDEKDFSFPRNISAGSLGSLLTHHHSTNHVPEGGEPAVTDPLIAGHAAEHDTRVDVEREREVLTPTPPAGITRSKSKHELKLLEKIPDNAEATVVLVGCVEFLDHPTMAFVRLREAVELDSVLEVPVPVRFLFVLLGPSSTHMDYHEIGRSISTLMSDKQFHEAAYLADDRHDLLTAINEFLDCSVVLPPSEVQGEELLRSVAHFQRQMLKKREEQERRGLLEPKSPEEKALLKLKVVEGEGEEEDDDPLRRTGRPFGGLIRDVRRRYPKYLSDFRDALNPQCIAAVIFIYFAALSPAITFGGLLGEKTQDLIGVSELIISTALQGVLFCLLGAQPLLIIGFSGPLLVFEEAFFTFCTSNDLEYLVGRVWIGFWLILIVLVMVAFEGSFLVRFVSRFTQEIFAFLISLIFIYETFSKLAKIFQEHPLHGCLRANGTEPAWRNGSAAPANGTAARAAAKVTGQPNTALLSLVLMAGTFFIAFFLRKFKNSRFFPGRIRRLIGDFGVPIAILVMVLVDYGIQDTYTQKLSVPSGFSVTAPDKRGWVINPLGEQSDFPVWMMVASGLPAVLVFILIFMETQITTLIISKKERMLQKGSGFHLDLLLIVAMGGFFALFGLPWLAAATVRSVTHANALTVMSKAVAPGDKPKIQEVKEQRVTGLLVAVLVGLSIVIGDLLRQIPLAVLFGIFLYMGVTSLNGIQFYERLQLLLMPPKHHPDVPYVKKVRTLRMHLFTALQLACLAVLWAVMSTVASLAFPFILILTVPLRMCLLSRIFTDREMKCLDADEAEPVLDEREGVDEYNEMPMPV
- the SLC4A2 gene encoding anion exchange protein 2 isoform X3, coding for MDFLLGSQPEQEAPGAGSPAFGEEEEEKDLNKALGVERFEEILSDTHPRNAEEAGRSYGEEDFEYHRQSSHHIHHPLSTHLPPDVRRKKGVPKKGKKQRRRASVPGETPTIEEAEEDEDEACDTDTERSAEELRQPGAAEAVQFFLQEDEVTERRAEEPVTPPVPPGSPPEPRGSTAPRDVRAGSPDVEEGGLVEGAAAEAGSPGRPVAKSQPGHRSYNLHERRRIGSMTGAEQACYQKMPTDESEAQTLASADLDYMKSHRFEDVPGVRRHLVRKSAKAQVVHVSKDHKEPSTRQRKQDRQPHEVFVELNELVVDKNQELQWKETARWIKFEEDVEEETDRWGKPHVASLSFRSLLELRKTLAHGAVLLDLDQKTLPGVAHQVVEQMVITDQIRAEDRANVLRALLLKHSHPSDEKDFSFPRNISAGSLGSLLTHHHSTNHVPEGGEPAVTDPLIAGHAAEHDTRVDVEREREVLTPTPPAGITRSKSKHELKLLEKIPDNAEATVVLVGCVEFLDHPTMAFVRLREAVELDSVLEVPVPVRFLFVLLGPSSTHMDYHEIGRSISTLMSDKQFHEAAYLADDRHDLLTAINEFLDCSVVLPPSEVQGEELLRSVAHFQRQMLKKREEQERRGLLEPKSPEEKALLKLKVVEGEGEEEDDDPLRRTGRPFGGLIRDVRRRYPKYLSDFRDALNPQCIAAVIFIYFAALSPAITFGGLLGEKTQDLIGVSELIISTALQGVLFCLLGAQPLLIIGFSGPLLVFEEAFFTFCTSNDLEYLVGRVWIGFWLILIVLVMVAFEGSFLVRFVSRFTQEIFAFLISLIFIYETFSKLAKIFQEHPLHGCLRANGTEPAWRNGSAAPANGTAARAAAKVTGQPNTALLSLVLMAGTFFIAFFLRKFKNSRFFPGRIRRLIGDFGVPIAILVMVLVDYGIQDTYTQKLSVPSGFSVTAPDKRGWVINPLGEQSDFPVWMMVASGLPAVLVFILIFMETQITTLIISKKERMLQKGSGFHLDLLLIVAMGGFFALFGLPWLAAATVRSVTHANALTVMSKAVAPGDKPKIQEVKEQRVTGLLVAVLVGLSIVIGDLLRQIPLAVLFGIFLYMGVTSLNGIQFYERLQLLLMPPKHHPDVPYVKKVRTLRMHLFTALQLACLAVLWAVMSTVASLAFPFILILTVPLRMCLLSRIFTDREMKCLDADEAEPVLDEREGVDEYNEMPMPV
- the SLC4A2 gene encoding anion exchange protein 2 isoform X5, yielding MTHSPVSSEIHHIVSSAFQSPEQEAPGAGSPAFGEEEEEKDLNKALGVERFEEILSDTHPRNAEEAGRSYGEEDFEYHRQSSHHIHHPLSTHLPPDVRRKKGVPKKGKKQRRRASVPGETPTIEEAEEDEDEACDTDTERSAEELRQPGAAEAVQFFLQEDEVTERRAEEPVTPPVPPGSPPEPRGSTAPRDVRAGSPDVEEGGLVEGAAAEAGSPGRPVAKSQPGHRSYNLHERRRIGSMTGAEQACYQKMPTDESEAQTLASADLDYMKSHRFEDVPGVRRHLVRKSAKAQVVHVSKDHKEPSTRQRKQDRQPHEVFVELNELVVDKNQELQWKETARWIKFEEDVEEETDRWGKPHVASLSFRSLLELRKTLAHGAVLLDLDQKTLPGVAHQVVEQMVITDQIRAEDRANVLRALLLKHSHPSDEKDFSFPRNISAGSLGSLLTHHHSTNHVPEGGEPAVTDPLIAGHAAEHDTRVDVEREREVLTPTPPAGITRSKSKHELKLLEKIPDNAEATVVLVGCVEFLDHPTMAFVRLREAVELDSVLEVPVPVRFLFVLLGPSSTHMDYHEIGRSISTLMSDKQFHEAAYLADDRHDLLTAINEFLDCSVVLPPSEVQGEELLRSVAHFQRQMLKKREEQERRGLLEPKSPEEKALLKLKVVEGEGEEEDDDPLRRTGRPFGGLIRDVRRRYPKYLSDFRDALNPQCIAAVIFIYFAALSPAITFGGLLGEKTQDLIGVSELIISTALQGVLFCLLGAQPLLIIGFSGPLLVFEEAFFTFCTSNDLEYLVGRVWIGFWLILIVLVMVAFEGSFLVRFVSRFTQEIFAFLISLIFIYETFSKLAKIFQEHPLHGCLRANGTEPAWRNGSAAPANGTAARAAAKVTGQPNTALLSLVLMAGTFFIAFFLRKFKNSRFFPGRVRGAGGTAARGPDPAAHRGLRGAHRHPGDGAGGLRHPGHVHAEAERAQRVLGDGPGQAWLGDQPPGRAERLPRLDDGGQRPPRRPRLHPHLHGDADHHADHQQEGADAAEGLRVPP
- the SLC4A2 gene encoding anion exchange protein 2 isoform X4, giving the protein MTQPEQEAPGAGSPAFGEEEEEKDLNKALGVERFEEILSDTHPRNAEEAGRSYGEEDFEYHRQSSHHIHHPLSTHLPPDVRRKKGVPKKGKKQRRRASVPGETPTIEEAEEDEDEACDTDTERSAEELRQPGAAEAVQFFLQEDEVTERRAEEPVTPPVPPGSPPEPRGSTAPRDVRAGSPDVEEGGLVEGAAAEAGSPGRPVAKSQPGHRSYNLHERRRIGSMTGAEQACYQKMPTDESEAQTLASADLDYMKSHRFEDVPGVRRHLVRKSAKAQVVHVSKDHKEPSTRQRKQDRQPHEVFVELNELVVDKNQELQWKETARWIKFEEDVEEETDRWGKPHVASLSFRSLLELRKTLAHGAVLLDLDQKTLPGVAHQVVEQMVITDQIRAEDRANVLRALLLKHSHPSDEKDFSFPRNISAGSLGSLLTHHHSTNHVPEGGEPAVTDPLIAGHAAEHDTRVDVEREREVLTPTPPAGITRSKSKHELKLLEKIPDNAEATVVLVGCVEFLDHPTMAFVRLREAVELDSVLEVPVPVRFLFVLLGPSSTHMDYHEIGRSISTLMSDKQFHEAAYLADDRHDLLTAINEFLDCSVVLPPSEVQGEELLRSVAHFQRQMLKKREEQERRGLLEPKSPEEKALLKLKVVEGEGEEEDDDPLRRTGRPFGGLIRDVRRRYPKYLSDFRDALNPQCIAAVIFIYFAALSPAITFGGLLGEKTQDLIGVSELIISTALQGVLFCLLGAQPLLIIGFSGPLLVFEEAFFTFCTSNDLEYLVGRVWIGFWLILIVLVMVAFEGSFLVRFVSRFTQEIFAFLISLIFIYETFSKLAKIFQEHPLHGCLRANGTEPAWRNGSAAPANGTAARAAAKVTGQPNTALLSLVLMAGTFFIAFFLRKFKNSRFFPGRIRRLIGDFGVPIAILVMVLVDYGIQDTYTQKLSVPSGFSVTAPDKRGWVINPLGEQSDFPVWMMVASGLPAVLVFILIFMETQITTLIISKKERMLQKGSGFHLDLLLIVAMGGFFALFGLPWLAAATVRSVTHANALTVMSKAVAPGDKPKIQEVKEQRVTGLLVAVLVGLSIVIGDLLRQIPLAVLFGIFLYMGVTSLNGIQFYERLQLLLMPPKHHPDVPYVKKVRTLRMHLFTALQLACLAVLWAVMSTVASLAFPFILILTVPLRMCLLSRIFTDREMKCLDADEAEPVLDEREGVDEYNEMPMPV
- the SLC4A2 gene encoding anion exchange protein 2 isoform X1 — encoded protein: MTHSPVSSEIHHIVSSAFQSPEQEAPGAGSPAFGEEEEEKDLNKALGVERFEEILSDTHPRNAEEAGRSYGEEDFEYHRQSSHHIHHPLSTHLPPDVRRKKGVPKKGKKQRRRASVPGETPTIEEAEEDEDEACDTDTERSAEELRQPGAAEAVQFFLQEDEVTERRAEEPVTPPVPPGSPPEPRGSTAPRDVRAGSPDVEEGGLVEGAAAEAGSPGRPVAKSQPGHRSYNLHERRRIGSMTGAEQACYQKMPTDESEAQTLASADLDYMKSHRFEDVPGVRRHLVRKSAKAQVVHVSKDHKEPSTRQRKQDRQPHEVFVELNELVVDKNQELQWKETARWIKFEEDVEEETDRWGKPHVASLSFRSLLELRKTLAHGAVLLDLDQKTLPGVAHQVVEQMVITDQIRAEDRANVLRALLLKHSHPSDEKDFSFPRNISAGSLGSLLTHHHSTNHVPEGGEPAVTDPLIAGHAAEHDTRVDVEREREVLTPTPPAGITRSKSKHELKLLEKIPDNAEATVVLVGCVEFLDHPTMAFVRLREAVELDSVLEVPVPVRFLFVLLGPSSTHMDYHEIGRSISTLMSDKQFHEAAYLADDRHDLLTAINEFLDCSVVLPPSEVQGEELLRSVAHFQRQMLKKREEQERRGLLEPKSPEEKALLKLKVVEGEGEEEDDDPLRRTGRPFGGLIRDVRRRYPKYLSDFRDALNPQCIAAVIFIYFAALSPAITFGGLLGEKTQDLIGVSELIISTALQGVLFCLLGAQPLLIIGFSGPLLVFEEAFFTFCTSNDLEYLVGRVWIGFWLILIVLVMVAFEGSFLVRFVSRFTQEIFAFLISLIFIYETFSKLAKIFQEHPLHGCLRANGTEPAWRNGSAAPANGTAARAAAKVTGQPNTALLSLVLMAGTFFIAFFLRKFKNSRFFPGRIRRLIGDFGVPIAILVMVLVDYGIQDTYTQKLSVPSGFSVTAPDKRGWVINPLGEQSDFPVWMMVASGLPAVLVFILIFMETQITTLIISKKERMLQKGSGFHLDLLLIVAMGGFFALFGLPWLAAATVRSVTHANALTVMSKAVAPGDKPKIQEVKEQRVTGLLVAVLVGLSIVIGDLLRQIPLAVLFGIFLYMGVTSLNGIQFYERLQLLLMPPKHHPDVPYVKKVRTLRMHLFTALQLACLAVLWAVMSTVASLAFPFILILTVPLRMCLLSRIFTDREMKCLDADEAEPVLDEREGVDEYNEMPMPV